The sequence GGTCCACCGGGGTTCCCACGGACAGGTTGACGATCCCCTCCGGGTGGGATCGGGCGGTGGCGGTAGCCTCCACCAGGGAATCCCAGGGGAAATCGGGTAGTCGTCCGCCCACGGGTTTGCGATCGATACTCATGCGGGTCAGGCCTCGGGGGGTTACTCTCCCTGGGGCGGCAGGGCCGCTACCAGGGGAGCGTCGAAGTCTTGCGGGCCTGTCTTCGCGGCACCTCCCGGGGAGCCGAGATCGTCGAAGAACGCCGCGTTGGCCTCGTTGTAGGCCTCCCACTCGTCCGGCACGTCATCCTCGTAGAAGATGGCCTCGACCGGGCAGACGGGTTCGCAGGCTCCGCAGTCCACGCACTCGTCCGGGTGGATGTAGAGCATGCGCTTGCCTTCGTAGATGCAATCCACGGGGCACTCTTCCACACAGGCTCGATCGAGCACGTCCACACACGGCTGCGCGATGGTGTAGGTCATTGTTGTTTAATCCATCCTTCTTGACTGTTCATGGACATCTCGGGCGGGGGTGGGCGCCTTTCCGCCCCCGGCCCCTCCCCCGTGAGGAGGCTGCCCGGACGTGGACTGGGGCCTCGAGAAAGTCATGTAGCGCCTATTTTGTCACTGTCGGGGAGTCCACGGGAAACCGGGGGCGCAGTGGCCAGGCTCCCCCGGCCAGCCCAGCGGTGAGGAGCAGGATGGTCCACGGGGTGGAGGGCAGTAGCGTGTCCCCGCCCAGCGGCAGGGTTGGCAGCGCGGCGATGAGGATGAACCCGAGGAACCACACGGTTACAGGGATTGCCGCGATGACCTGGTTGGGCGTCCACAACAGGGCAGTCTTGGTCAGGGCGGCGTTGAATAGCGCGGCGAAGACGATAGGCCAGGGGAAGGGAATGCTGGTGCCCCCCACGCCGATGCGCGTCCCGATGTATAGCACGCAAATAAACAGGCAAAAGATTGCACCGATGGTGAGCCAGACCAGCCCTGCAATACGCTCCGCCCGGGTGGTATCCCGCCGCACCTGAGACTTGGCGGGATTCCCCCAATCCGGCTCCGATACGTCCCGCGCCGGGGCTTGGCTCTGAGCCCCGGCGCGGCCATCCCGTCCGGACCCGGTGTGGCTGTCCTGCGTGCGCCCAGCTCGGGCTGCACGCGCATTGGCCTTCTTCTTACTCACTGCCTTACCTCCCTGTCCCGGAGCCCTTTGCACCCGTCGGCCCCGGAACACTCCGCGCGCGTCTCGGTTTCCTGTAGCCACCGCTGCAACATGCTGGCACCCGCGCGCTCCGGGTGCGCTCGCCACCCAATTGTCCAACTCTCGCTGGACATGAGGGGCTGGGCGATGAGGTTGGACAAGCAAAACAGGACAGGCCCCTGGGGTGGTGAGACCCGCGCGCGGGGGTTGGCGTCTGACATCGAACCATCGGCGACCCACAATTGCGTGGCGTGGGCGGACATGGCCCAGCGTTTGGCAGCTACATCCTCCGCAGAGCCGCGCACGCGGAAGTCCACTTGATCTGCGGGGACACTGGCAATGTCCCCGAGTTGTGGGTAGCGCCACCCCTCCGGAACGGCCTTGGGGTCCACGCGCTCGAGCTCGCTGGCCAGCACCTCCCGCTCGGTGACCATCCACAGGATCTCTTGGGGCCCCGCATAGGCCGGGTCGGCGGACTCGGCGCGGTCGTGGGGCCTGCGGGCATGCCACTGGCGGGCCGCAGCGTGAGTGATGTCGTGGGCTCGGATGTGATCGGGGTGGCCATAACCGCCATCGGGCCCATAGGTCAGCAACACGTCCGGTTGATGCTGGTCCAGCAGCTCCAGGAGCTGGCCGACCTGCTGTTGCAGGCGCTGATCCCACTCGCTGGGCTGCTGTTTTTTGCCCGGATGCTCTCCCTCGCCGGCGAAAGCGCGGGGGTGGTGAATGGAGGGCATATCCGCCATCCCCGAATCCCGCCAACCCCCAACGCCACCCAGGAACGTCGGCTCGGCCGCCAGCCCCAACTGCGCCAGGGCCCGCTGCAGCTCGGCGATGCGGTAGCCGCCGAGCATGCCGTTGCCTCCCGCCACGGCAAGGGGTTGATACTTTTCGCCGATGACCTCCCCCTCCTCCCCAAGGGTGCACGTGACCACCTGCACCTCGGCCCCCAGCCGGGCGAGCTTCGCCAGAGTCAGACCGGTCCACAGGGATTCGTCATCCGGGTGGGCGTGAACGGCTAAAACGCGCAGGCGCTCGGCCGGGCCGCTGGGGCCGTCGTGATCGGTGCTACCGGCGGAGCGTCCTGGGCCGGTGGCATGGTCAACGTCTGCGGGCTGATGTCGTTGGGGTTTGGTCACTGCTGTCATCGCTTTTCGTTGTCGCGCCCGGCACGGGCAGACGCGGTGGAACTCGGGGGGGCACCGGAGCTGCGGGCCTCACTGGAGCTGGAAGCCGCCGTGGTCTGCGTCGTTTGGCTCGGTTCCGCGTCGTTGGACCCCTGGGGGGGTTCATCGGTCGGCGGTGACTCCTGCTTCTGCCAGCTCGTGGCCGCGGCGAAGACGCCACTGTATCCGCTGTCGGCGCTGCTAGGCTGCTCGTCCACGGGCTTGCTGAGCTGTTTGTTCCCCGCGATGAGCTGGCTGTCCCGCACGATCGGAACCATCACACCCAGTTGCTTGACCCGGCCCACGATGGCCTCGCGGGTCTGCTCCAGGGGCTCTTCGCCACGGTTCATTTTGTCCAGGGCGTCCGTGATGTCCGGATCGCACGTCCCCGTGAGGTTGGCGCCGTACACCGGCGGCAGTTCTGCGGCGCGGTCGTCGGATTCGCTCGCTGGTCTTGGTTCCGGGGTTGCCGGTGGGGTGTCTTTGCTCATTGTGGACGCCACCTCCCGCCGGCCCTGGCCGCCGCGTGAGGCCGAAACCATCTGCGAGACGCAGGCAAACTGCCCTGACAGGTCCTGCTCGCTCTGCGGGAGCATGCCCCACTGGACCAGGATGTCCACCCCGCCCTGGGGTAGCGTCGTGCCCAGCAGCTCCGCCGGTTCCGCACTGATCGCACGGGCGGGCAGCCCCGATGTGGTCAACTGGTCAGCGATGGTCCGGGAGGCGGCGACGGCCGCCGGATCTGCGGCGGGGGCCCCAACGATGAGGGGTTCCTGGGATGTGGGCCCTGCCACCGAGCGGATCCCATCGAACCGGGGCACCGACCACTCTGGGACGTCCACATCGGGCCGACCGGTGGCAACCTGCGCGACCTCCTTCCGGTCGATCGCCTTGAGCACCTGCTGGCGCAGCACGCGATCGGCCATGCGCCCGGACCGGGCGTTGACCGTCGCGTTTAGCTGCACATCCCGGGTGCTCGTCTTGTGGCTAACCCCGGGGATTCGGCCATAGGTCGTCTCGCTGACCGCCGTCGGGCGGGCCGCAACCATCTGGATCTGCCCGCTGCGCAGCATCTGGGCGCCGGTCTGATCCCCCGGCACGGCGGTGAGGATGATCTTGTCCAACTTCGCGGGGTTCGGCCCCCAGTAGCGGTCGTTGCGCTGGAGCTGAAGCACCCCCCGACCGCTGTCCACGGAGGCGACGGAGAAGGGCCCCCCGGACGCGGCCGAGCGCCCGTCCATCATCGTGGCGAACTCCTGCCCCTCGGCCCGGTAGATGTGGCTGGGCAGCAGATGGTGGAACAACTGCCGCCACGGGGCGTAGGGGCGGGTGAAAGTCACTTCCACTTGCAGGCCACCACGGTCCACCGTGAGCTGCCGGATGTGCGAGTAGGCCTCCGCCTCACGGGACAACGGCTGGTCCGTGCTTACGTCCCGCAAGTACTCGAAGTCCGCGCCCGTGATGGGGGTGCCGTCCGACCACTGGGATTGAGGGGTGAGCTTGTACACCACCCTGGTGGGCGCTGCGGGGTTATCCGCATCTACGGACGCGATGAGGTCCCGGTTCTGATCCCACTGCTGGCCATCGAAGGTAAACGCGCTGGGCAGGGTCAGGTCCGCAACCGCCGCCGTGGCAAGCTCCACGTTCCCCACAAGGTGGGGGTTGAGGTTGCCGCCGAACTCATCCACCCCCACGGATAACTCCCGCAGCTCACGGGCCTTTTCCTTGGGCTGCAGCGTGGGCGTGGTGGTCGTGGCAGGGGTCCCGTCCTCCACGGTCGGGGCATCTCCGGGATTCGCCTGGCAACCCGTCAGCACCGCGGACACCACCATGCCCGCAACCAGCAGCCCCACAATCGGCCGCCGCGCGCCCGCTGCGCGCCGCGCCGGGTGGGGGTGGCGTCCACAATCAGGTGCATCCCGCAGGGGCACGGGCCTATCGGTGACCATGGCAGTCTACCGCCTCCTACTTATTACGTGCCTTCTCACGGGAACGGGCCCGGGCGCGCTCGGTGGCGTTCAGCAGAACCTTGCGCACGCGCACCACGTCCGGCGCGACCTCCACGCACTCGTCGTTGCCGCAGAACTCCATGGCTTCCTCAAGGGTGAGGTTGCGAGCCTTCGCCAGAGTGACCGTTGCGTCCGCCGTCGCGGAGCGCATGTTGGTCAGCTTTTTTTCCTTCGTGATGTTGATGTCCATATCTTCATCACGGTTGTTGGCGCCCACGACCATACCCTCGTAGGCCTCCGCGCCGGGCTCCACGAAGAAGGTGCCGCGATCAGCCAACTGCATGAGGGCGTAGGCGGTGATCTGCCCGGTGCGGTCGGCGACCAGCGAGCCGGAGGCGCGGTCCTTGATCTCCCCGGCCCAGGGTTCGTACCCGGCGGAGTAGCTGTTGGCGATGCCGGTGCCGCGCGTCTCGGTCATGAACACCGTGCGGAAGCCGATGAGGCCGCGGGCAGGGATGACGAAGCGCATCCGCACCCACCCGGAACCGGAGTTGTCCATCCCCTCCATGCGGCCCTTACGGGCGGCCATGAGCTGCGTGATGGCGCCCAGGTGCTCCTCGGGAACGTCGATGATGAGGTGCTCGAAGGGCTCGTGCAGGGTGCCGTCGATGGTGCGGGTCACCACCTGCGGCTTGCCCACGGTCAGCTCGAACCCTTCTCGGCGCATCGTCTCCACTAGCACGGACAGGGCCATTTCGCCGCGGCCCTGCACCTCCCAGGCATCGGGACGCTCGGTGGGCAACACGCGCAGGGAGACGTTACCGATCAGCTCCTGGTCCAGGCGGGCCTTCACCACCCTGGCGGTGAGCTTGTCGCCGCCGCCCTTGCCCGCCATCGGGGAGGTGTTCACCCCGATCGTCATGGAGATCGCGGGTTCGTCCACGGTGATCCGCGGCAGGGGCCGGGGGTCCTCCGGATCCGCGAGGGTATCGCCGATCATCACATCGTCGATGCCGGAGATCGCGGCGATGTCACCCGCAATGATCTCGTCGGCGGGGACGCGAGTGACACCGACCGTGCGCAACAGCTCGGCGATCTTCGCGGTCTTGGTGTGCTGATTGCCCTCGTCGTCGTAGTGAATCCAGGCGACCTGCTGGCCCTTGCGGAGCTTGCCCGCGAAGATGCGGACCAGGCCGATGCGGCCCAGGAAGGAGGAGGAGTCCAGGTTGGTGACGTGTGCCTGAAGGGGGCCATCGACGTCCGCAGAGGGTTCCGGCAGGGTTTCGTACAGGACGTCGAACAGGGGCTGCAGGTCTTCGGAATTGGGGACGCAACCGTTGCCCGGATTCTCGGTTGAGGCCTTCCCTTCACGGCCGGAGGTGTACAGCACCGGCAGGTCCAGCAGGGATTCGGCGGCGAGAGCAGCCTCCTCGTCCTCCAGGGTGGAGGCCAGCTCCAACAGCAGGTCCTGGCTCTCCTCCACGACCTCGTCGATGCGGGCGTCCGGACGGTCAGTTTTGTTCACGCAGATGATGACGGGCATCTTGGCCGCCAGGGCCTTGCCCAGCACGAAGCGAGTCTGCGGCAGGGGGCCCTCGGAGGCGTCCACCAGCAGAACCACCCCATCCACCATGGACAGCGCCCGCTCCACCTCGCCACCGAAGTCGGCGTGCCCGGGAGTGTCGATAACGTTGATGATGAGGTCGGTTCCATCCTTGCCGGCACCCTTGCGGCGGATGGCGGTGTTCTTCGCCAGGATAGTGATGCCCTTTTCCTTTTCCAGGTCACCGGAGTCCATCACGCGCTCCTCGATCTCCGAGTGGGAGTCGAATGCGCCGGACTGGTGAAGCATCGCGTCCACCAGGGTGGTTTTGCCGTGGTCAACGTGGGCGACGATGGCGACGTTCCGGAATTCAGTATGGGTCACGAGAACCTGGGCTTCCTGTGGGTAGTGCAGCAGTTTTCAAGAGCACAATGAGTTTACGCTGTCTGGCGGAACCGGGCATGTGCGGGCTGTTGAGACACCTTCCCGGTGAGGTCCGCCCGGGCCGTAGCGGAGCCGGGCATGCGCGGGCTATCAGGCGCAGAGGGACAGCACCGGTGGCTTCGCCGAATTAGGGTTGGAGAGATGCCGCCTGAACTACACCCGGTCAAGACCGAGACCTTGGACCTGGACCACATGATCAACGTGGATCCCAAGGGCTTTCTGCGGAAAGTCGATAGCTTCGAGGTGAGTACAACGCCGGCGGGGCCCGCGCTCTTCATGGCCCGCGGCGCGGACCACCCGAAGTTCAACTACCTACAGAGTTGGTTCATCCCCCACCTCGATGTTCGGGTCACCGACTTTCACATGCGACGAGGGTACGAGACCAACCAGCAGCTCTACGTCGATGTTGCCGTGACCACGCCGCCAGCCGGGTTCGATGGTGCTTCTCGGGAGGATGCGGCCGAAGAAAGAGAAGATGTATGGCGGTACCGGGATCTCTACGTGGACGTGGTCACCTTTCGCGGGGGCCATCCGCAGGTTCTGGATCTCGACGAGCTGGCCCTCGCCCTCGAAGTTGACTACGTGGACGCGGCTGAAGTCAGTCGAGCCCTCACCGCTACCCAACGCGTTCTGGACGGATGGCACACTTTTGGCTCAGTGGAGGGTTGGATAGAACACGAGGGGCTGCGGTTGACGTGGATTACCCCCCGGCTTGAGGAAGACAGCGGGCAGAGATAGGACGACGGAACGTGGGCAGAAGAAGACAATTGTGGGCGGCGATGTTCACCACCGGCGTAACGGGGATGGCTCTGATTGGCTGCGCCAACTCTGAGGCCCCAAAAGCGCCCCCGGCCCCGCAAACCACGACAGTGACCGCGTCGAGTAGCGTCACCATGGGTTCGGCTGCAGCTGGTGAACCCGCGCCAACCCTCGGCCAGGAGGATGCTGCCGAGCCGCCAAAGGAACCGGAGGGGCCAATTGGCTTCACCGAAGCACCGGGCCAGGCGCAGCCGAGTGCGATGAACAAGACAATCGCTCGATGCGGGGAACCGGGCATGTACCAGCGCGGCACAACCTTCTTCACAGACGGCACCTCCGGCTGGACGGTTCAGTGCGCCAACCAACCAGGGTCTTAGCTGGTCCGCACATTAACCGACCAGGGGCTTAGCTGGTCAGCGCGCCAACCAAACGGTCTTAGTCGCAAGAAATGATGCAGGGTCCCCGCAGTATCGCGGACGATGCGGGCCCGAGCCCGCCCCGACCGCACCCGCAGTCGCGTTTTTACCGCTCCCGTGACGAAAAACCCCGAAACCGCACCATAAAACCGGTGAAAACAGGGCCCGCCGGGCCGCCGGAGCACAGGGCCACCGGAGCGCAAGAGCTGCCCCGGGCGAGGGGCAGAAAGTCGGTTTCGGCCAACTACCCGAGGATCTGGCGGCCCATCACCAGGCGGCAGATCTGGTTCGTCCCCTCGTAGATCTGCGTGATCTTTTGTCCAGGTGCGTTCTATCTCGACGCTTGTAAACTACCTGGTCGCAGGGAGTGCATAGCGTGCAGCGTGTGCATGGTGTGCGTACCGAGCGGGTCTGGCGCGGGATTTTTGCGGGATGGAGGAGGCTGGCTGCGGGACGGAGAAGGCCCCGCCGGGAGCTGTGCTCGACCATGCGGGGCCTCGGGGGGTTGCCCCGCCCAGGGATAGGGGGTTGGCGGGGCAGAAACAGAATGACACAGAGCGGGTTAGGTCGCGACCGATCAGTTAAGTTCAGTCGCTGCCGCCCGGTAGATGCCGCCGCTTCCTCCATTGGTCCGGCGTGAGCCACTCCGGCAGTGGGGGTCGCCACCCGTGTTCCGCGCTCATCTGCAGAACCGTCCGCGACCAGTCCGTGGCGTAGCGGACGTAGCCCCATGCATCATCGAGATCAACCCGTAGCTCCTCTTCGGCTGCTCGCGATCGATCTCGTTCGGCATCCAGATCACGGCGCATGTCCTGCACCATCGTCATCAGGTAGTCGACGCGGGCCTGCTGGACAGTCGCTTCCCGCGCGATGGACCGCTCCTTCCGGTGCTCGATACGGTCAGCCAGCCGACCGAACAGCCAGAATCGGCTGGCACCTTCCTTCGAGAAGATCTGCTGCGACCCGAATACAAGCATCAGGAGTACGGCGACGACGGACCAACCGCCGCCCTTAGGTAGTAGTGCGACGACCTGGTCCACGTGTCACCTCCCATGCCCTCGCGCTGATCTGCGTGCCCCAGCCGATGGCGGCCCACATCACCATCGCCGCGAAGAAACTAGACGGTACGCGCCACCCATCGAGGGGGAAATCCACAGCCAGCTGATGGACCCATGACAGTGACCAGTGGGGGTTGACCAGTGTGTCCACGAAGCGGCTTACGGGGGTCGCCCTCTCGAGGATGCGCAGCACGAGGCTCCATCCAACCGCCCCGTAGGCTGCGAACAGCCAGATCGCCCCGGACATGATGAACCGGGCGCGCCGCCGCCTCAGCCCCAGCAAAACGAGTGTGCCGCCGACCATGAAGATGACGCCCCAAAGAGGTAGCGGTAGCGCCTGCTCGGCGATCGCCAGGGTCTGGGTCGTGGCGTCTCGATCTCCGAGGAGGTAATCGGCACCCCGGATGACTGCCTGGACCGCGAGGGCGTACACGAGCAGCCGGGTAGCGTGCGCTGGCAGAGTGAGCTGCCACCTGGTGCCCATTACTGCCCCCGGACGCGGTCCACGTAGGCCTGCACCGCCCCCTGCGCCTCACCAAGGGCGTGCTGCCCAGTCTGGTCAATGTTGTGGAGCTGCTGCACGACCGCGCTTGCCAGCTGGTCTGGGGTGGGTTGCTGGTGGGCGTTGGCCGTGATGATCGCGAGGTCCTCATCGGTAGCGGTGGAGTCGGACCCCCGGTGCGTATTCGCGGCCGCGAACAGGGTCACGACAGCACCGATGAATGGAACTGCCTGGGCGAGTAGGCCGTCTATCTGGTCTTGGGTAATGATTCCGGTGGCGGCGGCTGCGGTGAGGCCTGCGGCGGTCGCTAGGTAGATGATGCGGCGCCACAGCCACGGCTGGCTCATCGTGTGTTTCACTTCTTGGTTCCCTTCAGTTCGGAGCGGAGCTG comes from Corynebacterium heidelbergense and encodes:
- the fdxA gene encoding ferredoxin → MTYTIAQPCVDVLDRACVEECPVDCIYEGKRMLYIHPDECVDCGACEPVCPVEAIFYEDDVPDEWEAYNEANAAFFDDLGSPGGAAKTGPQDFDAPLVAALPPQGE
- the mshB gene encoding N-acetyl-1-D-myo-inositol-2-amino-2-deoxy-alpha-D-glucopyranoside deacetylase; translated protein: MTAVTKPQRHQPADVDHATGPGRSAGSTDHDGPSGPAERLRVLAVHAHPDDESLWTGLTLAKLARLGAEVQVVTCTLGEEGEVIGEKYQPLAVAGGNGMLGGYRIAELQRALAQLGLAAEPTFLGGVGGWRDSGMADMPSIHHPRAFAGEGEHPGKKQQPSEWDQRLQQQVGQLLELLDQHQPDVLLTYGPDGGYGHPDHIRAHDITHAAARQWHARRPHDRAESADPAYAGPQEILWMVTEREVLASELERVDPKAVPEGWRYPQLGDIASVPADQVDFRVRGSAEDVAAKRWAMSAHATQLWVADGSMSDANPRARVSPPQGPVLFCLSNLIAQPLMSSESWTIGWRAHPERAGASMLQRWLQETETRAECSGADGCKGLRDREVRQ
- a CDS encoding ABC transporter family substrate-binding protein, producing the protein MVTDRPVPLRDAPDCGRHPHPARRAAGARRPIVGLLVAGMVVSAVLTGCQANPGDAPTVEDGTPATTTTPTLQPKEKARELRELSVGVDEFGGNLNPHLVGNVELATAAVADLTLPSAFTFDGQQWDQNRDLIASVDADNPAAPTRVVYKLTPQSQWSDGTPITGADFEYLRDVSTDQPLSREAEAYSHIRQLTVDRGGLQVEVTFTRPYAPWRQLFHHLLPSHIYRAEGQEFATMMDGRSAASGGPFSVASVDSGRGVLQLQRNDRYWGPNPAKLDKIILTAVPGDQTGAQMLRSGQIQMVAARPTAVSETTYGRIPGVSHKTSTRDVQLNATVNARSGRMADRVLRQQVLKAIDRKEVAQVATGRPDVDVPEWSVPRFDGIRSVAGPTSQEPLIVGAPAADPAAVAASRTIADQLTTSGLPARAISAEPAELLGTTLPQGGVDILVQWGMLPQSEQDLSGQFACVSQMVSASRGGQGRREVASTMSKDTPPATPEPRPASESDDRAAELPPVYGANLTGTCDPDITDALDKMNRGEEPLEQTREAIVGRVKQLGVMVPIVRDSQLIAGNKQLSKPVDEQPSSADSGYSGVFAAATSWQKQESPPTDEPPQGSNDAEPSQTTQTTAASSSSEARSSGAPPSSTASARAGRDNEKR
- the typA gene encoding translational GTPase TypA — encoded protein: MTHTEFRNVAIVAHVDHGKTTLVDAMLHQSGAFDSHSEIEERVMDSGDLEKEKGITILAKNTAIRRKGAGKDGTDLIINVIDTPGHADFGGEVERALSMVDGVVLLVDASEGPLPQTRFVLGKALAAKMPVIICVNKTDRPDARIDEVVEESQDLLLELASTLEDEEAALAAESLLDLPVLYTSGREGKASTENPGNGCVPNSEDLQPLFDVLYETLPEPSADVDGPLQAHVTNLDSSSFLGRIGLVRIFAGKLRKGQQVAWIHYDDEGNQHTKTAKIAELLRTVGVTRVPADEIIAGDIAAISGIDDVMIGDTLADPEDPRPLPRITVDEPAISMTIGVNTSPMAGKGGGDKLTARVVKARLDQELIGNVSLRVLPTERPDAWEVQGRGEMALSVLVETMRREGFELTVGKPQVVTRTIDGTLHEPFEHLIIDVPEEHLGAITQLMAARKGRMEGMDNSGSGWVRMRFVIPARGLIGFRTVFMTETRGTGIANSYSAGYEPWAGEIKDRASGSLVADRTGQITAYALMQLADRGTFFVEPGAEAYEGMVVGANNRDEDMDINITKEKKLTNMRSATADATVTLAKARNLTLEEAMEFCGNDECVEVAPDVVRVRKVLLNATERARARSREKARNK
- a CDS encoding DUF402 domain-containing protein — its product is MPPELHPVKTETLDLDHMINVDPKGFLRKVDSFEVSTTPAGPALFMARGADHPKFNYLQSWFIPHLDVRVTDFHMRRGYETNQQLYVDVAVTTPPAGFDGASREDAAEEREDVWRYRDLYVDVVTFRGGHPQVLDLDELALALEVDYVDAAEVSRALTATQRVLDGWHTFGSVEGWIEHEGLRLTWITPRLEEDSGQR